A genomic region of uncultured Fretibacterium sp. contains the following coding sequences:
- the rho gene encoding transcription termination factor Rho, with the protein MVRLPKEGGEAPKRRGRPPKKVLEEVLEAQQEPAGDAAFIGAAGSPAAAEVEPAPKVTRPRGRPRKVVPPVEPPAPVAQADQAVEAPPSAALPADVPPPVPELSPEPAEPVEAAEALAAAEPADPVVSVLRPVEPFIHPKPKHTYGYLASKSLVELRKIGREFNVSGPTTLRKDDLIISILRAQAESMNYRFGGGTLEILPEGFGFLRPKGMLPTDNDVYLSVSQIRRFGLRNGDVIWGLIRPPREQEHYEALLRVETVNFSDPEHSRRRAMFGQLTPIFPNVRINMENSPGDWATRLVDMFAPIGLGQRALIVSPPKAGKTTLIKRIARAIATNYPDIILMALLIDERPEEVTDISRSVDGEVIASTFDRPADEHIRVANLALEKAKRLVEAKRDVVILLDSITRLARASNLTVPPSGRTLSGGLDPSGLYFPKRFFGAARNFEEGGSLTIVGTALTDTGSRMDDVIYEEFKGTGNMELHLSRKLAEQRIFPAIDITRSGTRREELLIPEDELARLWVLRKRIVGVDEAGALSLILDKLRQTRSNREFLMSIKLS; encoded by the coding sequence ATGGTAAGATTGCCGAAGGAGGGAGGGGAAGCTCCCAAAAGACGGGGACGTCCCCCAAAGAAGGTGCTTGAGGAGGTACTCGAGGCGCAGCAGGAGCCGGCCGGGGACGCCGCGTTCATCGGTGCGGCGGGGAGCCCGGCCGCAGCTGAGGTTGAACCGGCTCCCAAGGTGACCCGTCCGCGCGGGCGTCCCAGGAAGGTCGTCCCGCCGGTGGAGCCGCCGGCCCCGGTGGCCCAAGCTGATCAAGCCGTAGAGGCGCCGCCGTCGGCTGCGCTTCCGGCTGACGTTCCACCGCCGGTCCCCGAGCTTTCGCCCGAGCCGGCGGAACCGGTGGAGGCCGCGGAGGCGCTTGCAGCCGCGGAGCCTGCCGATCCCGTAGTATCCGTGCTCAGGCCTGTGGAACCGTTCATCCACCCCAAGCCCAAGCATACCTACGGCTACCTGGCCTCCAAGAGCCTCGTGGAACTCCGCAAGATAGGCCGGGAGTTCAACGTTTCCGGGCCCACGACCCTGCGGAAGGACGACCTGATTATCTCCATCCTGAGGGCCCAGGCGGAGAGCATGAACTACCGCTTTGGGGGCGGGACCCTCGAGATCCTGCCGGAGGGGTTCGGGTTCCTGCGTCCCAAGGGGATGTTGCCGACAGACAATGACGTCTACCTGTCGGTCTCACAAATACGGCGCTTCGGCCTGCGCAATGGGGACGTGATTTGGGGCCTGATTCGGCCCCCGCGGGAGCAGGAACACTACGAGGCCCTGCTGAGGGTGGAGACGGTCAACTTCTCGGACCCCGAGCACTCCCGGCGGCGCGCCATGTTCGGCCAGCTCACCCCGATCTTCCCCAACGTCCGCATCAATATGGAGAACAGCCCCGGCGACTGGGCCACGCGGCTGGTGGACATGTTCGCGCCCATCGGGCTGGGACAGCGGGCCCTGATCGTCTCGCCGCCCAAGGCGGGCAAGACGACGCTGATTAAGCGGATCGCCAGGGCTATTGCCACGAACTATCCGGACATCATCCTGATGGCCCTTCTCATCGACGAGCGGCCCGAGGAGGTGACCGACATCTCCCGGTCCGTGGACGGGGAGGTGATTGCCTCGACCTTCGACCGCCCCGCGGACGAGCATATCCGGGTTGCGAACCTTGCGCTGGAAAAGGCGAAGAGGCTCGTGGAGGCCAAGAGGGACGTGGTCATTCTCCTGGACTCGATCACGCGCCTGGCACGGGCCTCCAACCTCACGGTCCCCCCGTCGGGGCGGACGCTCTCGGGCGGACTCGACCCCTCGGGGCTCTACTTCCCCAAGCGATTTTTCGGCGCGGCCCGCAACTTCGAGGAGGGGGGCAGCCTGACGATCGTCGGCACGGCCCTGACGGATACGGGGAGCCGCATGGACGACGTCATCTACGAGGAATTCAAGGGCACGGGCAACATGGAGCTGCATCTGTCGCGCAAGTTGGCGGAACAGCGCATCTTCCCCGCCATAGACATCACCCGCTCGGGGACGAGGCGGGAGGAGCTATTGATCCCGGAGGACGAACTGGCCCGGCTGTGGGTCCTCCGTAAGCGCATCGTGGGGGTCGACGAGGCCGGGGCGTTGAGCCTGATCCTGGACAAGCTGCGTCAGACCCGCAGCAACCGCGAGTTCCTGATGTCCATAAAGCTCTCATAA
- a CDS encoding LysM peptidoglycan-binding domain-containing M23 family metallopeptidase: MKTFDAKKKARKFKASKSKGPASPEGFSWGFCAVVCCTMGLAAFLMFSAWGRFSGVAWGSLVENRNDLPVENEGFVSVDMSDAYEEGKGLVSIPPDVSSLSSDLTARSAALLKPQAPQVPASEAKEGGQSLLLPVADIAEDFGPLPKDLSNFESIILNTQDDGTRLPEDGVSEDVMESEAQDGDIRLTDVGVAWKEHIVKSGETLSDIALSYAGVTAQDILRSNGLKDANRLAANQLLLIPNTPDDVEATLEEVRTRQFRIASLREEVRPLKVLAYVVVQGDSLWSIANAQNIELDTLVGSNTFKSSATLRPGVVLRIPNQDGIFYTMRKGDRIELICKRYQVGLDRVRKVNPTMDVVSLRPGDEVFLPGARPEAVAEVRVENKKVKLVPVREKDVPQKGGRSYRWPVMGRINSPFGWRRHPVTRRRDFHTGIDIKASRGMVIRSARDGRVAYSGWMGGYGKVVVVEHTGGQSTLYAHCSSLLVPQGTKISQGQNIARVGTTGRSTGPHLHFEVRRGNSPVNPLQYLK; encoded by the coding sequence TTGAAAACATTCGACGCTAAGAAAAAGGCCCGTAAGTTCAAGGCATCGAAGTCGAAGGGGCCGGCTTCTCCGGAGGGCTTCTCCTGGGGGTTTTGCGCCGTAGTATGCTGCACGATGGGATTGGCCGCTTTTCTGATGTTTTCCGCGTGGGGCCGGTTCTCCGGGGTCGCGTGGGGGAGCCTGGTGGAGAACCGGAACGACCTTCCGGTGGAGAACGAGGGGTTCGTCTCCGTCGATATGAGCGACGCCTACGAGGAGGGCAAGGGCCTTGTCTCTATCCCCCCTGATGTATCCTCCCTTTCCAGCGACCTGACCGCCAGGTCGGCCGCTCTGCTAAAGCCGCAGGCGCCTCAGGTCCCCGCGTCCGAGGCGAAGGAGGGCGGGCAGTCCCTGTTGCTTCCCGTCGCCGATATCGCCGAGGACTTCGGCCCTCTTCCCAAGGACCTCTCCAATTTTGAATCGATCATCCTGAACACCCAGGACGACGGCACTCGCCTCCCCGAGGACGGGGTGTCGGAGGATGTCATGGAGTCGGAGGCGCAGGACGGGGATATTCGCCTGACGGACGTGGGCGTCGCTTGGAAGGAGCATATCGTCAAGTCCGGCGAGACCCTGTCGGACATAGCCCTCAGCTACGCCGGGGTGACGGCCCAGGACATCCTTCGCTCCAACGGGCTGAAGGACGCCAATCGTCTGGCCGCAAACCAACTTCTCCTGATCCCCAACACGCCGGACGACGTCGAGGCGACGCTGGAGGAGGTCCGTACGCGGCAGTTCCGCATCGCCTCGCTTCGCGAGGAGGTCCGGCCCCTGAAGGTCCTGGCCTATGTTGTGGTGCAGGGGGACAGCCTCTGGTCCATCGCCAACGCCCAGAACATCGAGCTGGATACCTTGGTGGGCAGCAACACCTTCAAGAGCTCCGCCACCCTCCGCCCCGGCGTGGTGCTTCGTATCCCCAACCAGGACGGCATCTTCTACACGATGCGCAAGGGGGACAGGATCGAGCTCATCTGCAAGCGTTATCAGGTTGGTCTCGACCGGGTGCGCAAGGTCAATCCGACGATGGACGTTGTATCCTTGAGGCCGGGCGACGAGGTCTTCCTGCCGGGAGCCCGTCCGGAGGCCGTCGCGGAGGTCCGGGTGGAGAACAAGAAGGTCAAGCTCGTCCCCGTCAGAGAGAAGGACGTTCCTCAGAAGGGCGGGCGATCCTATCGATGGCCTGTGATGGGGCGTATCAACAGCCCCTTCGGCTGGAGGCGTCATCCGGTTACGCGGCGCCGGGACTTCCACACGGGCATCGACATCAAGGCGAGCCGGGGCATGGTGATCCGGTCGGCGCGCGATGGGCGCGTGGCCTATTCGGGATGGATGGGCGGATACGGCAAGGTCGTCGTGGTGGAGCACACGGGTGGGCAGTCCACGCTTTACGCCCATTGCAGCTCGCTTCTGGTGCCTCAGGGCACGAAGATATCCCAGGGGCAGAATATCGCCAGGGTTGGGACGACTGGAAGGTCCACGGGGCCGCACCTTCACTTCGAGGTCCGAAGGGGCAACAGCCCGGTCAACCCGCTGCAGTATCTGAAATAA
- a CDS encoding CTP synthase, with translation MAKYVFITGGVVSSLGKGITAGSVGTLLKKRGLRVSIIKMDPYLNVDAGTMNPFQHGEVFVTDDGAETDLDLGHYERFIDETLGEQNSITTGKIYSHVIDRERRGAYLGGTVQVIPHITNDIQERLVRAGEQQDVLIVEIGGTVGDIEGQPFLEAIRQMANRVGRENVVYCHVTLVPWLEAAQELKTKPTQHSVQELRRIGILPNILVCRTSRPMDQEMKNKIALFCTVPSEAVIEVRDEPTIYNVPFSLHRQGLDAQILRALGLPCGGEPDLSDWRRVVDRFMNAPDAVEIALVGKYVQHKDAYLSVVEALYHAGVHHGVKVRVRAVESAELESSDVGKSLRDVDGVLIPGGFGSRGIEGMIGAIRYAREEGIPLFGICLGMQMMVVEYARNVCALAGAHSEEMDPASLHPVIHLMQEQAHIDKMGGTMRLGAYACDLVPGTLAARCYGVLEISERHRHRYEFNNAYRERLEAGGLRVSGVCRGRNLVEIVELPGHPWYLGGQFHGELKSRPTRPHPLFADFIGAAIRRRHGGEGR, from the coding sequence ATGGCGAAGTACGTTTTCATCACGGGCGGGGTGGTCTCCTCCCTGGGTAAGGGCATCACGGCGGGATCGGTGGGAACCCTTCTGAAGAAGCGGGGCCTCAGGGTATCCATCATCAAGATGGATCCCTATCTGAACGTGGATGCGGGGACGATGAACCCCTTCCAGCACGGCGAGGTCTTCGTCACCGACGACGGGGCGGAGACGGATCTGGACCTTGGGCATTACGAGCGTTTTATCGACGAGACCCTTGGCGAGCAAAACAGCATCACGACCGGAAAGATCTATTCGCACGTGATCGACAGGGAGCGCAGGGGCGCCTACCTGGGCGGGACGGTCCAGGTGATTCCCCACATCACCAACGACATCCAGGAGCGGCTGGTCCGGGCGGGGGAGCAGCAGGACGTCCTGATCGTGGAGATCGGCGGGACGGTGGGGGACATCGAGGGGCAGCCCTTCCTCGAGGCAATCCGGCAGATGGCGAACCGCGTGGGCCGTGAGAACGTGGTCTACTGTCATGTGACGCTCGTCCCATGGCTGGAGGCGGCCCAGGAGCTCAAGACGAAGCCGACGCAGCACAGCGTCCAGGAGCTGCGGCGCATCGGAATCCTCCCGAATATCCTGGTCTGCCGCACGAGTCGTCCCATGGACCAGGAGATGAAGAACAAGATCGCCCTGTTCTGCACGGTCCCGTCCGAGGCCGTGATCGAGGTGCGGGACGAGCCCACGATCTACAACGTCCCGTTCAGCCTGCACCGTCAGGGGCTGGACGCGCAAATACTCCGCGCCCTCGGCCTTCCGTGCGGGGGGGAGCCCGACCTCTCGGATTGGCGCAGGGTCGTGGACCGCTTCATGAACGCCCCGGATGCGGTGGAAATAGCCCTGGTGGGCAAGTACGTCCAGCACAAGGACGCCTATCTCAGCGTCGTGGAGGCCCTGTACCACGCGGGGGTGCACCATGGCGTCAAGGTTCGGGTCCGCGCGGTGGAGTCGGCGGAGCTCGAGTCCTCCGATGTTGGGAAGAGCCTGAGGGACGTCGACGGCGTCCTGATCCCCGGCGGCTTCGGCTCACGGGGGATCGAGGGGATGATCGGCGCTATTCGGTACGCCCGTGAGGAGGGGATCCCCCTGTTCGGGATCTGCCTGGGCATGCAGATGATGGTGGTCGAGTATGCCCGCAACGTCTGTGCCCTGGCGGGGGCGCACAGCGAGGAGATGGATCCGGCGTCCCTTCACCCCGTCATTCATTTGATGCAGGAACAGGCCCATATTGATAAAATGGGCGGGACGATGCGCCTCGGGGCCTACGCCTGCGACCTCGTGCCCGGAACCCTGGCGGCGCGGTGCTATGGCGTCCTGGAGATCAGCGAACGCCATCGTCACCGCTATGAGTTCAACAATGCGTATCGGGAGCGGCTGGAGGCGGGGGGTCTCCGGGTCTCCGGGGTCTGCCGCGGGCGGAACCTCGTGGAGATCGTCGAGTTGCCGGGGCATCCCTGGTACCTCGGGGGACAGTTTCACGGGGAGCTGAAGTCCAGGCCGACGCGCCCACATCCGCTCTTCGCGGACTTCATCGGCGCGGCGATCCGGCGCCGGCACGGCGGGGAGGGGCGGTAG
- a CDS encoding Rpn family recombination-promoting nuclease/putative transposase: MTENGGGPVLLDRLSDRFFKYLFAREEHKDLLIAFLNEVLLDLNPDGSARRIEDVTYGDRENSPLYRDTKLPRFDVIARAEDGRVFHIEVQVAKDPYFLERSLYYAAMTYSLQPQISREPARNELCESLISEKANL; this comes from the coding sequence ATGACGGAAAACGGAGGCGGGCCTGTCCTTTTGGACCGGCTGAGTGATCGTTTCTTCAAATACCTGTTTGCGAGGGAGGAGCACAAGGACCTTCTCATCGCCTTTCTGAACGAGGTGCTGTTGGATCTCAACCCGGACGGGAGCGCCCGGCGGATCGAGGATGTGACTTATGGGGACCGTGAGAACTCGCCCCTGTACCGGGACACGAAGCTGCCGCGCTTTGACGTGATCGCCAGGGCGGAGGATGGCCGTGTCTTTCACATCGAGGTCCAGGTCGCGAAGGACCCGTATTTTCTGGAGCGCAGCCTTTACTATGCCGCGATGACGTATTCCCTGCAGCCGCAGATAAGCAGAGAGCCAGCGAGGAACGAGCTGTGC